In Deltaproteobacteria bacterium, a single genomic region encodes these proteins:
- a CDS encoding ABC transporter permease — protein MIHLWNDLRLAARELRRRPRVSLAMLATLSLAIGLTVATYSIVRALVLGDAPVRDPDQVWALYTVDDVNPGHMPVSDPTAFDVAQQLANEQLGELTLLAGVTATVQTPAGTEPRRTVIATSNYFEVLGLQPQLGRFFDAVDHGAPVLEVVLSDRTWREAFEGDPLVLGRSLTVEDRALTIIGVAPPGFVGTTMLEAELFLPYAAHSEVLPSLPWFGHRRFLAFDALVRLAPGVTPEQLHTRVAAIAETIAQAHPDEVGRRRLRAVPLAHALLGPDARGALVLAAGIGMTAAGFVLLVACANAASLLITRASPLRTELALRGALGATPWRLFRQVVSTASLLAAGAGAVGLCLAPWIRDLLWWLRPPMLWGMSLRPALDPGVLWFAIAISAATALSFGLLPAIGAARVDLASPLRHHASHGQATHRGLRATLVVFQIAVSFTALLGAALFVRGAARALAIDPGFAVHELAAIEIDAGGADGRPSDDLAQLQQRLAAVRAQPGVVEAELATALPFGANEFRRTVSTDPAGNRPAPPPRLVTTAAVGPRVFATLGLALLEGRNFAASDGFDAERVAIVNQAFVEAWWPEGDPCDRRLHLAGVETPLRVVGVVATSKWMALDEPDLPVLWLPLVQWPQPSLQLVARGPDAEQTLTSLRAAFEQDLGHATMSRPRTLTTDVEATLGGMHAAARLLGLFGAVAIALAIVGMHAVMTDAVRQQTRELGIRMALGATPAVVRTMVMREALGLALVGNAVGIVLGLGLQHLLAEHLYEVPAGDVFAFGGVAALVTMAAMLATWLPARAATRIEPARAIDRG, from the coding sequence ATGATCCACCTCTGGAACGACCTGCGACTCGCCGCACGCGAGCTGCGACGACGACCACGGGTGTCGCTCGCGATGCTCGCGACGCTGTCGCTCGCGATCGGCCTCACGGTCGCGACCTACTCGATCGTTCGCGCGCTGGTGCTGGGCGACGCTCCCGTGCGAGACCCCGACCAGGTCTGGGCGCTCTACACGGTCGACGACGTCAACCCGGGGCACATGCCGGTGTCGGACCCGACCGCGTTCGACGTCGCACAGCAGCTCGCGAACGAGCAGCTCGGCGAGCTCACGCTGCTGGCGGGCGTCACCGCGACCGTGCAGACACCCGCCGGCACCGAGCCGCGCCGCACGGTGATTGCGACCTCGAACTACTTCGAGGTGCTGGGGCTGCAACCGCAGCTCGGCCGCTTCTTCGACGCGGTCGATCACGGCGCGCCAGTGCTCGAGGTCGTGCTCAGCGACCGCACCTGGCGCGAGGCTTTCGAGGGCGACCCGCTCGTGCTCGGGCGCTCGCTCACGGTCGAAGACCGCGCGCTCACCATCATCGGCGTGGCCCCGCCGGGCTTCGTCGGCACGACGATGCTCGAGGCGGAGCTGTTCCTGCCCTACGCGGCCCACTCGGAGGTACTGCCGTCGCTGCCATGGTTCGGCCACCGCCGCTTCCTCGCCTTCGACGCGCTGGTGCGCCTCGCACCGGGGGTCACGCCGGAGCAGCTCCACACCCGCGTGGCGGCGATCGCCGAGACCATCGCCCAGGCGCACCCCGATGAGGTCGGTCGTCGGCGCCTTCGCGCGGTCCCCCTCGCCCACGCGCTGCTTGGTCCCGACGCACGCGGTGCGCTCGTGCTGGCGGCCGGCATCGGGATGACGGCGGCGGGCTTCGTGCTGTTGGTCGCCTGCGCCAACGCGGCCAGCCTGCTGATCACCCGCGCGTCGCCGCTGCGCACCGAGCTCGCGCTGCGTGGTGCACTCGGTGCGACCCCGTGGCGGTTGTTCCGCCAGGTGGTCTCGACCGCGTCGCTGTTGGCTGCGGGCGCGGGCGCGGTGGGCCTGTGCCTGGCGCCGTGGATCCGCGACCTGCTGTGGTGGCTGAGACCCCCGATGCTCTGGGGCATGTCACTGCGACCGGCGCTCGACCCCGGCGTGCTGTGGTTCGCGATCGCGATCTCGGCCGCGACCGCGTTGAGCTTCGGTCTACTGCCGGCGATCGGCGCGGCACGGGTCGATCTCGCGAGCCCGCTGCGACATCACGCGAGCCACGGACAAGCCACGCACCGCGGGCTCCGTGCCACGCTGGTGGTGTTCCAGATCGCGGTGTCGTTCACGGCGTTGCTCGGTGCGGCGCTGTTCGTCCGCGGCGCCGCGCGGGCCCTCGCGATCGACCCCGGCTTCGCGGTGCACGAGCTCGCGGCGATCGAGATCGATGCCGGTGGGGCCGACGGCCGCCCGAGCGACGACCTCGCGCAGCTGCAGCAACGCCTCGCCGCCGTCCGTGCGCAACCTGGCGTGGTCGAGGCCGAGCTGGCGACTGCGCTCCCGTTCGGCGCCAACGAGTTTCGGCGCACCGTCTCGACCGATCCGGCGGGCAACCGGCCGGCGCCACCGCCACGGCTGGTGACGACCGCGGCCGTGGGTCCTCGCGTGTTCGCGACGCTTGGCCTCGCCCTGCTCGAGGGGCGGAACTTCGCCGCATCGGATGGCTTCGACGCCGAGCGCGTTGCGATCGTGAACCAGGCCTTCGTCGAAGCCTGGTGGCCCGAGGGTGACCCCTGCGATCGTCGACTCCACCTCGCGGGCGTCGAAACACCGCTGCGAGTCGTCGGCGTGGTCGCGACCAGCAAGTGGATGGCGCTCGACGAACCGGATCTCCCGGTGCTGTGGCTGCCGCTGGTGCAGTGGCCACAGCCGTCGCTGCAGCTGGTCGCGCGTGGCCCCGACGCCGAGCAGACCCTCACCAGCCTTCGCGCCGCGTTCGAGCAGGACCTCGGGCACGCGACCATGTCGCGGCCACGCACGTTGACGACCGACGTCGAGGCGACACTCGGGGGCATGCACGCCGCCGCGCGGCTGCTGGGTCTGTTCGGCGCGGTCGCGATCGCGCTGGCGATCGTCGGCATGCACGCGGTGATGACCGACGCCGTCCGGCAACAGACCCGCGAGCTCGGCATCCGCATGGCGCTCGGAGCCACGCCGGCGGTCGTGCGCACGATGGTGATGCGCGAGGCGTTGGGCCTCGCGTTGGTCGGCAACGCGGTCGGCATCGTGCTCGGTCTCGGCCTGCAGCACCTGCTCGCCGAGCACCTCTACGAGGTGCCCGCCGGCGACGTGTTCGCGTTCGGAGGCGTCGCCGCGCTGGTGACGATGGCCGCGATGCTCGCGACGTGGTTGCCCGCGCGGGCCGCAACCCGCATCGAACCCGCGCGCGCGATCGATCGCGGGTAG
- a CDS encoding efflux RND transporter periplasmic adaptor subunit: protein MARSTVVVKARPRVVRVRPGAGEVCRRLAGGRRVVALVATLLGVGACSGPGSKSWAAEGKRDADGALKVLTTTIEQRTLVRYYTTSGTLRARRSADLVATQPGLVQALLVEEGAKVKEGDVLARLDGRSSSLQAAQAGLQLQNLERELERLEAVQGGAVSKEEIDKQRYLVEEARAALKLSKHQVGLTVVRAPFDGTIVTRHVDVGALAGSTTPLFSIADLHELELELHLPERDAATVKADADVEIELVDGSTFTAKMVRRAPIVDAATGTVKFIARAAEFPPAAAPGAFARAKVLVEAHESVPSLPRSAMFEIEGKPHVYVLEDGKARRRPIELRMIGTDAIEIGGGVSPGDLVVADGNAGITEGMPLQAAAAEATKPSPEQG from the coding sequence ATGGCAAGAAGCACCGTCGTCGTGAAGGCCCGCCCACGAGTTGTCCGCGTCCGACCGGGCGCGGGCGAGGTTTGCCGTCGGCTCGCAGGTGGCCGCCGTGTCGTGGCGCTGGTCGCGACACTGCTCGGCGTGGGTGCGTGCAGCGGACCCGGCTCCAAGTCGTGGGCCGCCGAAGGCAAGCGCGACGCCGACGGCGCGCTCAAGGTGCTGACCACCACGATCGAGCAGCGCACGCTGGTCCGCTACTACACCACCTCGGGGACGCTGCGCGCGCGTCGTTCGGCCGACCTGGTCGCGACCCAGCCCGGGCTCGTGCAGGCGCTGCTGGTCGAAGAGGGTGCGAAGGTGAAGGAGGGCGACGTGCTCGCGCGGCTCGATGGTCGCAGCTCGTCGCTGCAGGCGGCGCAGGCCGGCCTCCAGCTGCAGAACCTCGAGCGCGAGCTCGAGCGGCTCGAGGCGGTGCAGGGCGGCGCGGTCTCGAAGGAGGAGATCGACAAGCAGCGCTACCTGGTCGAGGAGGCCCGCGCCGCGCTCAAGCTCTCCAAGCACCAGGTGGGTCTGACGGTCGTGCGGGCGCCGTTCGACGGCACCATCGTGACGCGGCATGTCGACGTGGGCGCACTGGCGGGATCGACCACGCCGCTGTTCTCGATTGCCGACCTGCACGAGCTCGAGCTCGAGCTGCACCTGCCCGAGCGCGACGCCGCCACCGTGAAGGCCGACGCGGACGTCGAGATCGAGCTGGTGGACGGCAGCACCTTCACGGCCAAGATGGTCCGCCGCGCCCCCATCGTCGACGCCGCGACCGGCACCGTGAAGTTCATCGCGCGGGCCGCCGAGTTCCCGCCGGCAGCGGCGCCCGGCGCCTTCGCGCGCGCGAAGGTGCTGGTCGAGGCGCACGAGAGCGTGCCCAGCCTGCCGCGCAGCGCGATGTTCGAGATCGAGGGCAAGCCCCACGTCTACGTGCTCGAGGACGGCAAGGCGCGACGACGTCCGATCGAGCTGCGGATGATCGGCACCGACGCGATCGAGATCGGTGGCGGGGTCTCGCCGGGCGATCTGGTCGTCGCCGATGGCAACGCCGGCATCACCGAGGGCATGCCGCTGCAGGCGGCGGCCGCCGAAGCGACCAAGCCCTCGCCCGAGCAGGGCTAG
- a CDS encoding PAS domain-containing sensor histidine kinase, giving the protein MMRERAGYGRHVAVRALAIVAAPLVAAVVLAWRPGGSPAVRLAAVLAAAMLSGAAVILLLRAVRRPLRVLANLLGGLRRGDFTLRSALSHGDDDWSLVMAEANALADTLGEQRLGALEANALLRKVMAEIEVAVFAFDDARALRLVNRTGERWLGLSRERIEARTAESLGLAEFLEGPAPRTVELAFPGAVGRGELRRSDFRQHGRPHVLVVVSDLSRVLRQEELEAWRKLVRVLSHEINNSLTPIASVAASLRSLARREPRPEDYESDLGGGLALIEARAESLRRFMASYARLARLPTPRRERLRVGELVARVAGLHEGVTIEACADGELEADPDQLEQLLLNLLANAVDAAGEVPGAGVRVAWTWTARELCLRVVDDGLGLANSANVFVPFFSTKPGGSGIGLALSRQIAESHGGSVVLRNRGDARGCEAIVRLPIVA; this is encoded by the coding sequence ATGATGCGGGAGCGTGCGGGCTACGGCCGTCATGTGGCCGTACGCGCGCTCGCGATCGTGGCGGCTCCGCTGGTGGCCGCGGTGGTGCTGGCTTGGCGCCCGGGTGGGTCGCCCGCCGTGCGGCTCGCGGCCGTGCTGGCCGCAGCGATGCTCTCGGGTGCGGCCGTCATCCTGCTGCTACGGGCCGTGCGGCGACCGCTGCGAGTGCTCGCGAACCTGCTGGGTGGCCTGCGTCGCGGCGACTTCACACTGCGCTCGGCGCTGTCCCACGGCGACGACGACTGGTCGCTGGTGATGGCCGAGGCCAACGCGTTGGCGGACACGCTCGGTGAGCAGCGGCTCGGTGCACTCGAGGCCAACGCCCTGCTGCGCAAGGTCATGGCCGAGATCGAGGTCGCGGTGTTCGCGTTCGACGACGCCCGCGCGTTGCGGTTGGTCAATCGCACCGGTGAGCGGTGGTTGGGCCTGTCGCGAGAGCGTATCGAGGCCCGCACCGCCGAGTCGCTCGGGCTCGCCGAGTTCCTCGAGGGCCCAGCTCCACGCACGGTCGAGCTCGCGTTCCCGGGCGCGGTCGGTCGCGGCGAGCTGCGTCGCAGCGACTTCCGCCAGCACGGACGTCCCCACGTGCTGGTGGTGGTGTCGGATCTGAGCCGCGTGCTGCGGCAGGAGGAGCTCGAGGCGTGGCGAAAGCTCGTGCGCGTGCTCAGCCACGAGATCAACAATTCGCTGACCCCGATCGCTTCGGTGGCGGCGAGCCTGCGATCGCTCGCCCGACGCGAGCCGCGGCCCGAAGACTACGAGTCGGATCTGGGTGGCGGGCTCGCACTCATCGAAGCCCGCGCCGAGTCGTTGCGGCGCTTCATGGCGAGCTATGCCCGGCTCGCGCGGCTGCCGACACCGCGCCGCGAGCGGCTGCGCGTGGGCGAGCTGGTCGCGCGGGTGGCGGGCCTGCACGAAGGCGTCACCATCGAGGCATGCGCCGACGGTGAGCTCGAGGCCGATCCCGATCAGCTCGAGCAGCTGCTCCTCAACTTGCTCGCCAATGCGGTCGACGCCGCAGGCGAGGTCCCGGGTGCCGGGGTTCGCGTGGCGTGGACGTGGACCGCGCGGGAGCTGTGCCTGCGGGTCGTCGACGACGGTCTCGGGCTCGCCAACAGCGCCAACGTGTTCGTGCCGTTCTTCAGCACCAAGCCCGGCGGCAGCGGCATCGGGCTCGCCCTCAGCCGCCAAATCGCGGAGTCCCACGGCGGGTCGGTGGTGCTCCGGAACCGTGGCGATGCGCGCGGTTGCGAGGCGATCGTGCGATTGCCGATCGTTGCTTGA
- a CDS encoding matrixin family metalloprotease — protein sequence MKMRIAFVLASVLALSGSAAVGAGLAKATTVDLARLRGPKPVTVVLHRDGGRATAGKDDPRKLSSGVVARSGYDYVDIDAYVGTDDEWNALVSCVQSKYAGYGVDIVEHAPAKGNFVLAMVGGSSMTLGFDETVHGIAPWNGKVIDHAVAFVFQPPEASAATMCETTAHEIGHALGLDHSRDCSDIMSYEACGEKEFRPEASPCGEWEDRACGTGVERQNTDAELAHRVGRR from the coding sequence GTGAAGATGCGCATCGCCTTCGTGCTCGCCTCGGTACTGGCACTGTCGGGTTCGGCGGCGGTCGGCGCCGGGCTCGCGAAGGCGACCACCGTCGATCTCGCGCGCCTGCGCGGCCCCAAGCCGGTCACCGTGGTGCTCCACCGCGACGGCGGCCGCGCGACCGCCGGCAAGGACGATCCTCGCAAGCTCAGCTCGGGCGTGGTCGCCCGCAGCGGCTACGACTACGTCGACATCGACGCCTACGTCGGCACCGACGACGAGTGGAACGCACTGGTGTCGTGCGTGCAGTCGAAGTACGCCGGCTACGGCGTCGACATCGTCGAGCACGCGCCGGCGAAGGGCAACTTCGTGCTGGCGATGGTCGGCGGCTCGTCGATGACGCTCGGCTTCGACGAGACCGTGCACGGCATCGCGCCGTGGAACGGCAAGGTCATCGATCACGCGGTCGCGTTCGTGTTCCAGCCGCCCGAGGCGAGCGCTGCAACCATGTGCGAGACCACCGCGCACGAGATCGGCCACGCGCTCGGCCTCGACCACTCGCGCGATTGCAGCGACATCATGAGCTACGAGGCCTGCGGCGAGAAGGAGTTCCGCCCTGAGGCCAGTCCCTGCGGCGAGTGGGAGGACCGTGCCTGTGGCACCGGTGTCGAGCGCCAGAACACCGACGCCGAGCTCGCGCACCGCGTCGGCCGTCGCTAA
- a CDS encoding ABC transporter ATP-binding protein, whose translation METHALRKVYLTIGRGEFVAISGPSGSGKTTLLSLLGLLDRPSTGTMHFGEHDVSALDAAARAGLRNRDIGFIFQGFNLIADLTVQENVELPLVYRGTPARRRRARVLEVLDRLELADRRGYLPSQLSGGQQQRVAVARAIAGAPRLLLADEPTGNLDSTNAEGVLELLRELHRGGSTVCIVTHDPRHTRWAERVVRLFDGRVVGEDATWAA comes from the coding sequence ATGGAGACCCACGCGCTGCGCAAGGTCTACCTCACGATCGGGCGTGGGGAGTTCGTCGCGATCTCCGGGCCATCGGGCTCCGGCAAGACCACGCTGTTGTCGCTGCTCGGACTGCTCGACCGCCCCAGCACCGGCACGATGCACTTCGGCGAGCACGACGTGAGCGCGCTCGATGCCGCCGCGCGTGCGGGCCTACGCAACCGCGACATCGGCTTCATCTTCCAGGGCTTCAACCTCATCGCCGACCTCACGGTGCAGGAGAACGTCGAGCTGCCGCTGGTCTACCGCGGCACGCCGGCACGACGCCGTCGTGCGCGCGTGCTCGAGGTGCTCGACCGACTCGAGCTCGCCGACCGCCGTGGGTACCTCCCCAGTCAGCTCTCGGGCGGTCAGCAACAGCGGGTCGCGGTCGCGCGAGCGATCGCCGGCGCGCCGCGCCTGCTGCTCGCCGACGAACCGACCGGCAACCTCGACTCCACCAACGCCGAAGGCGTGCTCGAGCTGTTGCGAGAGCTTCACCGCGGCGGCTCGACCGTGTGCATCGTGACCCACGACCCCCGCCACACCCGTTGGGCCGAACGCGTCGTGCGACTGTTCGATGGTCGCGTGGTCGGAGAGGACGCGACCTGGGCGGCATGA
- a CDS encoding sigma-54-dependent Fis family transcriptional regulator has product MDSSCRRLSELSTDVSAPTRVLVADDQPDVLDALRLLLKSEGYVVETASSPANALAAARDREFDVALVDLNYSRDTTSGDEGIDLLHQILAVDTTLPVVVMTAWGSVDGAVAAVRAGARDYVEKPWNNDRLVSVLRTQSEVGRVLRHARRLEHENSRLRDDGVDELIARSRAMSPVLRLIERVAPSDASVLISGEHGTGKELIARALHRASARAARPLIVINAGGLPDGVFESELFGHVRGAFTDAKAARLGCFELADGGTLLLDEIGNMPLSQQGKLLRVLQTGEFHPVGSSRVRKVDVRVMAATNADLRAEVRAGRFREDLLYRLNTVEIAVPPLRDRLEDIPVLAQHFIARMGTRYRKHVEGCSTGAERSLREHRWPGNVRELEHAVERAVLLAEGPRLEAVDFGLYPAEVRDPAGFEGMTLDDAEALLIRRALERHAGNVSHAAVALGLSRSALYRRLHRHGLSP; this is encoded by the coding sequence ATGGATTCGAGCTGCCGTAGATTGAGCGAGTTGTCCACCGACGTCTCTGCGCCCACGCGAGTGCTGGTCGCCGATGATCAGCCCGATGTCCTCGACGCCCTGCGACTGCTGCTGAAGTCGGAGGGCTACGTGGTCGAGACTGCGAGCTCGCCCGCCAACGCGCTCGCGGCCGCGCGCGATCGCGAGTTCGACGTCGCGCTCGTCGATCTCAACTACTCGCGCGACACCACCTCCGGCGACGAGGGCATCGATCTCCTGCATCAGATCCTCGCGGTCGACACCACCTTGCCGGTGGTGGTGATGACGGCGTGGGGCAGCGTCGACGGGGCGGTCGCGGCCGTGCGCGCCGGCGCCCGCGACTACGTCGAGAAGCCGTGGAACAACGATCGCCTGGTGTCGGTGCTGCGCACGCAATCCGAGGTCGGTCGCGTCCTGCGGCACGCGCGAAGGCTCGAGCACGAGAACTCGCGCCTGCGTGACGACGGCGTGGACGAACTCATCGCACGCAGCCGCGCGATGTCGCCGGTGCTGCGCCTCATCGAGCGGGTCGCACCTTCGGACGCCAGTGTGCTGATCAGCGGCGAGCATGGCACCGGCAAGGAGCTCATCGCGCGCGCGCTGCATCGGGCCTCGGCGCGGGCCGCCCGGCCGCTCATCGTGATCAACGCTGGCGGGCTGCCCGACGGCGTGTTCGAGAGCGAGCTCTTCGGCCACGTGCGCGGTGCGTTCACGGACGCAAAGGCTGCCCGGCTCGGCTGCTTCGAGCTCGCCGACGGCGGCACCTTGCTGCTCGACGAGATCGGCAACATGCCGCTGTCGCAACAGGGCAAGCTGCTGCGCGTGCTGCAGACCGGCGAGTTCCACCCGGTGGGATCGTCGCGGGTGCGCAAGGTCGACGTGCGCGTGATGGCGGCGACCAACGCCGACTTGCGCGCGGAGGTCCGTGCGGGCCGCTTCCGCGAGGACCTGCTGTACCGCCTCAACACCGTCGAAATCGCCGTGCCGCCGCTGCGCGACCGCCTCGAGGACATCCCCGTGCTCGCGCAGCACTTCATCGCCCGCATGGGCACGCGCTACCGCAAGCACGTCGAGGGCTGCTCGACCGGTGCCGAGCGATCTCTGCGGGAGCATCGCTGGCCAGGCAACGTCCGCGAGCTCGAGCACGCGGTCGAGCGGGCGGTGTTGCTGGCCGAGGGCCCCCGCCTCGAGGCGGTCGACTTCGGGTTGTACCCCGCCGAGGTGCGTGACCCGGCGGGGTTCGAGGGCATGACGTTGGACGACGCCGAGGCGCTGCTCATCCGCCGTGCGCTCGAGCGACACGCGGGCAACGTCAGTCACGCCGCGGTCGCGCTGGGGCTGTCGAGGAGCGCCCTGTATCGCCGCCTGCATCGGCATGGACTGTCGCCATGA
- a CDS encoding VCBS repeat-containing protein yields MAMALAGTACGRTGFEFGQLPGASGGASASDSDGPGVEDSRGGDDDDEVSDSAAFVPPSPDFPPEARTCGNGIVEPGELCYLPSIEYPSRIDPCALALADLDLDGHVDVVVPNSDFDHVETPNNVASVLRGDGHGGLGAPEAWMAGGDVPVGITVGDFDGDTVPDLAVTNAYVANLNILMASSPASYDDPTPYAVGDTPVMSAAGDIDRDGDLDLAVTNSGSGQIRILRNLGNGKFEIAVDYDSPGTPWEVILDDLSGDGVLDMAVAASEGAQVFIWLGVGDGTFVPAGSLATGDGTLGVIAVDLDDNGWLDLVASNSWVSTMTVYMADGAGNFAPHANVAVGTQPRSLAAGDFDSDGLLDVATADETDNAVLVTLGDGSGNLTPSANYPVGLLPSSVRAGDLNEDGVPDLVTSNQLSNTVGVLLSNP; encoded by the coding sequence ATGGCAATGGCGCTGGCGGGAACCGCCTGCGGTCGCACCGGCTTCGAGTTCGGTCAGCTACCCGGCGCCAGTGGTGGTGCCAGTGCCAGCGACAGCGACGGGCCCGGCGTCGAGGACAGCCGCGGTGGCGACGACGACGACGAGGTCTCTGACAGCGCTGCCTTCGTGCCGCCTTCGCCCGACTTCCCACCCGAGGCGCGCACGTGTGGCAACGGCATCGTCGAACCGGGCGAGCTCTGCTATCTGCCGAGCATCGAGTACCCCTCGCGCATCGATCCCTGCGCGCTCGCGCTCGCCGACCTCGATCTCGACGGACACGTCGATGTGGTGGTGCCGAACTCGGACTTCGATCACGTCGAGACCCCGAACAACGTCGCATCGGTCCTGCGCGGCGACGGCCACGGCGGTCTCGGTGCACCCGAGGCGTGGATGGCCGGCGGCGACGTGCCGGTCGGGATCACGGTCGGCGACTTCGACGGCGACACAGTGCCCGACCTCGCCGTGACCAACGCCTACGTCGCCAACCTCAACATCCTGATGGCATCGTCGCCCGCGAGCTACGACGACCCGACGCCGTACGCGGTCGGTGACACCCCGGTGATGTCGGCCGCGGGCGACATCGACCGCGACGGCGACCTCGACCTCGCGGTCACGAACAGCGGCAGCGGACAGATCCGGATCCTGCGCAATCTCGGCAACGGCAAGTTCGAGATCGCGGTCGACTACGACTCGCCCGGCACCCCGTGGGAGGTCATCCTCGACGACCTCTCCGGTGACGGCGTGCTCGACATGGCGGTCGCAGCTTCGGAGGGCGCGCAGGTGTTCATCTGGCTCGGCGTCGGCGACGGCACCTTCGTGCCCGCAGGCAGCCTCGCGACCGGCGACGGCACGCTCGGCGTGATCGCAGTCGACCTCGACGACAACGGCTGGCTCGACCTGGTGGCCAGCAACTCGTGGGTCTCGACGATGACGGTGTACATGGCCGACGGCGCCGGCAACTTCGCACCGCATGCCAACGTCGCGGTCGGCACCCAACCCCGATCCCTTGCCGCCGGCGACTTCGACAGCGACGGTCTCCTCGATGTCGCGACCGCCGACGAGACCGACAACGCGGTGCTCGTCACGCTGGGCGACGGCAGCGGCAACCTGACGCCGTCGGCCAACTATCCCGTCGGCCTGCTGCCCTCGTCGGTCCGCGCGGGCGACCTGAACGAGGATGGCGTGCCGGACCTCGTGACCAGCAACCAGCTGTCGAACACGGTCGGCGTGCTGCTCTCGAACCCATGA
- a CDS encoding penicillin-binding protein activator LpoB, whose protein sequence is MHRARRSHLALLLSSLLLPTLVGGCKTKAIRGGEGTENPDLDEGAMSTGLDRKDLDDLMKKNIASLMASPLWGQWRTSQQPVVAIWPIKNDTSEHLDDQMLTLLSDMETELINSGVVAVVSRERQAEMIAEANLQQTADFNPALAAQIGRQIGAQYFVTGKLQAVDERMNKERRVQYTLFMQVIEVETSVVKFQTKSERSKAIIR, encoded by the coding sequence ATGCACCGTGCTCGTCGTTCCCATCTCGCACTCCTGTTGTCGTCGCTGCTGCTGCCGACGCTGGTCGGCGGCTGCAAGACCAAGGCGATCCGAGGCGGTGAGGGCACCGAGAACCCCGACCTCGACGAAGGGGCGATGAGCACCGGACTCGATCGCAAGGACCTCGACGACCTGATGAAGAAGAACATCGCGTCGTTGATGGCGTCGCCGCTGTGGGGGCAGTGGCGGACCTCGCAGCAGCCGGTGGTCGCAATCTGGCCCATCAAGAACGACACCAGCGAGCACCTCGACGACCAGATGCTGACGCTGCTGAGCGACATGGAGACCGAGCTGATCAACAGCGGTGTGGTCGCGGTCGTCAGCCGCGAGCGGCAGGCCGAGATGATCGCCGAGGCCAACCTCCAGCAGACCGCAGACTTCAACCCGGCCCTGGCCGCGCAGATCGGGCGCCAGATCGGCGCGCAGTACTTCGTGACTGGCAAGCTGCAGGCCGTCGACGAGCGCATGAACAAGGAGCGGCGCGTGCAGTACACGCTGTTCATGCAGGTGATCGAGGTCGAGACCAGCGTCGTGAAGTTCCAGACCAAGTCGGAGCGCAGCAAGGCGATCATTCGCTGA
- a CDS encoding DUF493 family protein yields MNERGSEAAPSRELLLATHAFPGEYIVKAFGPGTEEFREAVHAQAGAVVGASRLRSAERATRSATRICITLTLHVHSVEEVIGVYAGISSVPNLIMLL; encoded by the coding sequence ATGAACGAACGCGGGTCGGAGGCTGCACCATCGCGCGAGCTATTGCTCGCGACCCACGCGTTTCCGGGCGAGTATATCGTCAAGGCGTTCGGCCCCGGAACCGAAGAATTCCGCGAAGCCGTGCACGCCCAGGCCGGCGCCGTGGTCGGCGCCTCGCGGCTGCGATCGGCCGAGCGAGCGACCCGCAGCGCCACCCGCATCTGCATCACCCTCACGCTGCACGTCCATAGCGTCGAGGAGGTGATCGGCGTCTACGCCGGGATTTCCAGCGTTCCCAATCTCATCATGCTGCTGTGA